The sequence GCTATAATGTTTTTTAATATTACCACTATTAAAAGTAATATATTGAGTGTAGCTAAATTTATTTTGGTCAAAATTTCCAGAATTATACAACCTCGCAAAAGCCTCTATACAAGTTTTAGCATCTTGAGGAAGAATTTCCTTCAAATATTCTCCTTCCAGCATATATATAGTGTCTTCGGCAGAAAAAGTTATATTTTGACTGTCGTTTACTGGATGGCCGTTAAACCTGAACAATAAACTTACTCCTGCAGCACTGTACACAAAATATATATGCAGATAATCTGAAGTGTATATATTCGCATTAAAAACATTCCCTATATCATGAATCAGAAAATACTCGGGAGAGTTTAGAAGTGCAAAATCCTGCATTTTTGCAACTTCTTGTTCTGCAACTTTTTTTTCAATCTCCTCATTTAAATCTATTTTTAATAACGAAAGAAGTTTTTCATATCTACTATTTTTTGACTTATCTCTATCCCAATTTCCGAAATCTATCTTTAAAATAAGTTCGATAAGATGTAATTTCTTCTCTGCTGGAGTCATTTTTTGCTTTAAGCTCATAATTTCTAGTTTTTAGTTTTAATTTTTAAAATGGTTAAATTTATTTATAGCTTCAACTTTATTATTTACGTGAAGCTTTCTGTAGATGTTTCCGACGTGTTTTTTTACGGTATCGATGCTAACAAATATTTTATCTGCAATTTCTTTGTATAAAAGACCTTGAGATAAAAGTTCTACGATTTCGGTTTCACGTTTTGTGAGTTCTTCATAATCTTTCTCTTCAATTGTTTTTCTTTCAAAATGATTTAAAACTCTTCTGGCAATTGAAAAACTCATCGGGGCACCGCCGTTGTACACATCTCTTATTGAAGAGAGAATCTTATCCATACTTTCTCCCTTGATAAGATATCCCATTGCACCGGCTTTTAGGGAATTAAAAATCATTTCATCATTCTCAAAGCTTGTACACATGATGAATTGAGATGTAGGCATATCTTTTTTTAACTTTCCTATAATATCAATTCCGAGCATATCCTGAAGTTGGATATCCATCATGACTACATCTGGAGAAAGAACAGATAAATTTTTGAGAGCGGCATTTCCGTCAAAAAACTGTGCGATCACCTTCATATCAGTCTGGTAATCGATCACTTTCTTCAACGCATTGTTGTAGTTTTTTTCGTCTTCTACTATGGCTATGGAAATGCTCATGTTTGTTATTTCTTTAAAACAAATTTCGACAGAAAACAAAGCAGAAACAATTACACGTTTGTGTAATAATAGAATTTTGAGTTCAGGGTTATTGGTTTGTTTTTTGTTTTTATTAAATTTAAAGAAAATTTCACAATTGGGGAATTAATTTAAATTAATAATAACAAAAATATATTGAATGAAAAGAAGTATTCTAATCGCGACATCTTTTTTGGCTGTATCTTTAGTTGGCTGCAAAAAAAATGAGAGCGGAAATAAAAGAATTGTAAAAACCGAAAATTCTGAACAAACGGTTCTTGCAGACGACGGAAAAGCAGATTCTACGATTGCTTACAATGTTGATGTAAATGGAAAGAAAAGCATCAAAACAGATTATGTTTATAAAGCAACCGACGGAACTTTGGTAAAAGTTGTTTATGACTATAATCCGGAAAAGAGAACTTTGAAAGTGACTAATAACAACAAGACTTTTGTACTAGAAAAGTCTGAAGCCAAAACCAATGAAACAACTTATGAAAAAGCTGATATGAAAGCTACGGTGAAAGGCGACAGTCTAATTATACATCAAGGTGATAACATTATTGAATTGGTAAAAACCAAAATATAAGGCACAAAAAAACCGCTCAGAAATCTGAACGGTTTTTTTTATATATCTGAATGAATATTATTTTCCAGCTTTTCCTTCATATTTTAGCAGCAACTGATGAATATCTTCCCGGCCAGCATTTTTGGCCCAATCTAAAGCAGTCCATCCCAAATTATCTTTGGAATTAACGTTTGCTCCCTTGTCAAGTAAAAACTGAACAATAGATAGAGGTGCTGATTCTACACTAACCATCAAGGCGGTCCATCCTTTCTTATTTTGCTGATTAACATTTACGCCCATATCAATCAACTTTTGCATAATCTTAATTTCTTCTTTATCGGAAGGGTGTATCTCTCTCCCATTTAAACCAGCAACGCCAACCGCTGTTCCCCAATCTGCAAGCTTTAATAGGTAAGTACTTTCATCTTTTGATTTAACATCTATTTTATGGTCTAAGAGAGTAAGAATAACAGGATAGTTTCTATCTGAGATAGCATATTCTAAAAGGCTTATTCCTTTTTTATTTTCTAAATTAATATTTGCACCTGCATGAAGCAGTATATTAAGAATTTCATTATTCTGGCTAGAAACGGATCGCGTTAGAGCTGCTTCACCTACTTCATCCTGTGCATTTATTAGCGCTCCCTTTTTAAGCAAAAACGAAACAACTTCGGGATGGTTTGATAAGGATGCATTCATCAATGCTGTTGCATACCCATTTCCACGTACATTAATATCTGCTCCTTTATTTATAGCCTCCTCCAGTTTTTTTAAATTACCCTGTGCTGCTGCATCCAGCATTTCTCTATTGAGTGGAGATATTTTAACCTGTGCAAAAGAAATCTCTTCAGTCTTGGATACTGCATCTTCTGCTATTTTAGAATTAGTCGTTTTTTTAGAATCAGGTATTGACTGGCATGCATATAAACTTAATATTAATGCATAAAGTAGTACATTTTTTTTCTTGCAATTTGTGTTCATTCTCATAAGTGTGTTTTACAGTCGTAAATGTATTAATATTTTTATAAATATGAACAATATTTCACTTAAGAAGTATTTAAGTAATAAACAAAAAAACCAAGCTATTAGCTTGGTTTTAATTTATAAGAAAAAAGAACTTTATTATTCTTCTGTTTTCTCTTCTGTAGAATCAGTTGCTTCTGCCTTAGGCTCTTCAACTTTTTCTTCTACTGCTGGAGTTGCTTCAACAGCTACTTTTGCAGTAGAAGTAGATCTTCTACTTCTTCTTGTCGTCTTCTTCTCCTCAGCATTAGGATTATAAAGCTCATTGAAATCAACTAACTCGATCAAAGCAGTATCTGCAGCATCACCAGGTCTGAAACCAGTCTTGATGATTCTCGTATAACCACCGTTTCTTTCAGCGATTTTCGGAGCTACAGTTCTGAATAATTCAGTAACCGCTTCTTTACTTTGAAGATATGAAAAAACAATTCTTCTGTTGTGTGTAGTATCTTCTTTTGCTTTTGTTAATAGAGGCTCAACGTATACTCTTAAAGCTTTCGCTTTAGCTACAGTAGTGTTGATTCTTTTATGCTCAATCAGAGAACAAGCCATATTAGAAAGTAACGCGCTTCTGTGAGAAGCTGTTCTTCCTAAGTGATTGAATTTTTTACCGTGTCTCATTATTATTTAATTATCAGCGTCTAATTTATATTTTGCAACGTCGAAACCGAAGTTAAGACCTTTTGAATGCACTAATTCTTCTAGTTCTGTCAAAGATTTTTTACCAAAATTTCTGAATTTCATCAAATCAGACTTACTGTAAGAAACTAGTTCTCCCAATGTTTCAACTTCAGC comes from Chryseobacterium sp. 3008163 and encodes:
- a CDS encoding response regulator transcription factor, translated to MSISIAIVEDEKNYNNALKKVIDYQTDMKVIAQFFDGNAALKNLSVLSPDVVMMDIQLQDMLGIDIIGKLKKDMPTSQFIMCTSFENDEMIFNSLKAGAMGYLIKGESMDKILSSIRDVYNGGAPMSFSIARRVLNHFERKTIEEKDYEELTKRETEIVELLSQGLLYKEIADKIFVSIDTVKKHVGNIYRKLHVNNKVEAINKFNHFKN
- a CDS encoding ankyrin repeat domain-containing protein; this translates as MNTNCKKKNVLLYALILSLYACQSIPDSKKTTNSKIAEDAVSKTEEISFAQVKISPLNREMLDAAAQGNLKKLEEAINKGADINVRGNGYATALMNASLSNHPEVVSFLLKKGALINAQDEVGEAALTRSVSSQNNEILNILLHAGANINLENKKGISLLEYAISDRNYPVILTLLDHKIDVKSKDESTYLLKLADWGTAVGVAGLNGREIHPSDKEEIKIMQKLIDMGVNVNQQNKKGWTALMVSVESAPLSIVQFLLDKGANVNSKDNLGWTALDWAKNAGREDIHQLLLKYEGKAGK
- the rplQ gene encoding 50S ribosomal protein L17 — its product is MRHGKKFNHLGRTASHRSALLSNMACSLIEHKRINTTVAKAKALRVYVEPLLTKAKEDTTHNRRIVFSYLQSKEAVTELFRTVAPKIAERNGGYTRIIKTGFRPGDAADTALIELVDFNELYNPNAEEKKTTRRSRRSTSTAKVAVEATPAVEEKVEEPKAEATDSTEEKTEE